Proteins encoded together in one candidate division TA06 bacterium B3_TA06 window:
- a CDS encoding aspartate 1-decarboxylase codes for MLRAFLQVKLYPVRVTGKNLEYEGSLGLSRALIKEAGLAAGERVLVVNLANGKRFETYLIEEEEEGACWLKGGAARLGEIGDRLIVMAFVYLEVSESITPLIIKVDSDNSPLEKT; via the coding sequence GTGCTGCGAGCGTTTCTTCAAGTCAAGCTGTATCCGGTTCGAGTGACCGGGAAGAATCTCGAATATGAAGGGAGCTTGGGACTTTCAAGAGCCCTCATAAAAGAAGCGGGTCTTGCTGCTGGCGAGCGGGTCTTGGTCGTTAATCTCGCCAATGGCAAACGGTTTGAAACATACCTTATCGAGGAGGAGGAAGAGGGCGCGTGTTGGTTAAAAGGCGGAGCCGCAAGGCTTGGCGAGATAGGTGATAGATTGATAGTGATGGCGTTTGTATACCTTGAGGTTTCTGAGAGCATAACCCCTCTTATTATCAAGGTGGATTCCGATAACAGTCCGCTGGAGAAGACGTGA
- a CDS encoding 50S ribosomal protein L6, which yields MARASFKPIALPEGVSFGQGEQGYAIKGPKGDLDVGFVPGIAVKEEDGALKLSYTITPENKAMLGLAVALLSNAVTGVTQGFRKVLTLRGTGYKVQKEGRKLNLSLGYTHNVVFELPQGIEAEIFEPRSREDKDWIADITIKGMDKQLVGQVAADIRRLRPPEPYKGKGIRYKDEYVRRKLGKRAVVVEE from the coding sequence ATGGCACGGGCCTCATTTAAGCCGATAGCCCTGCCAGAGGGCGTAAGCTTTGGTCAGGGAGAGCAAGGATACGCAATCAAAGGGCCAAAGGGTGATTTGGATGTCGGCTTTGTTCCCGGTATTGCGGTTAAAGAGGAGGATGGAGCCCTGAAGCTTTCCTATACTATCACGCCGGAAAACAAGGCCATGCTTGGTCTTGCTGTGGCGTTGCTCTCCAACGCCGTCACCGGTGTTACCCAGGGGTTTAGGAAGGTCTTGACCCTGCGAGGAACAGGATACAAGGTGCAGAAGGAAGGGCGCAAACTTAACCTTTCGCTGGGTTATACCCACAACGTTGTCTTTGAGCTCCCCCAGGGTATCGAGGCGGAGATATTCGAACCGCGTTCGCGCGAAGACAAGGACTGGATAGCAGATATAACGATTAAGGGGATGGACAAACAGCTTGTTGGGCAGGTAGCGGCAGACATCAGGCGTCTTCGTCCTCCTGAGCCTTACAAGGGCAAAGGGATTCGCTACAAGGACGAGTATGTTCGTCGCAAACTTGGCAAGCGTGCTGTAGTGGTCGAGGAATGA
- a CDS encoding 30S ribosomal protein S5: MFRDRSKMMTPQDDLLDQVIEIKRVTKVVKGGKNFKLSATVVVGDGAGHVGVGHGKAGEVAIAVAKGREQARKSMTNVSFGRTLAHQAGARFSASKVILKPASAGTGLVATLPVKAVLQMCGFKDALTKSLGAHTPYNLAMATIQALKGVRSLEETARLRNKPISYFTERRDASKG; encoded by the coding sequence ATGTTTAGAGATAGGTCAAAGATGATGACCCCCCAGGATGATTTGCTCGACCAGGTGATAGAGATTAAGCGTGTGACCAAGGTGGTTAAGGGCGGAAAGAACTTCAAGCTCTCGGCCACGGTTGTTGTAGGAGACGGTGCCGGGCACGTTGGAGTAGGTCACGGGAAGGCGGGCGAGGTGGCTATCGCCGTAGCCAAAGGGCGTGAGCAGGCTCGCAAATCCATGACCAATGTGTCTTTTGGTAGAACCCTTGCTCACCAGGCCGGGGCACGTTTTTCCGCCAGCAAGGTGATCCTTAAACCAGCTTCAGCGGGAACAGGACTTGTTGCAACCCTTCCGGTAAAGGCCGTCCTCCAGATGTGTGGTTTTAAGGATGCGCTTACCAAGTCATTGGGCGCGCATACCCCCTACAACCTGGCCATGGCAACTATTCAGGCTCTAAAGGGTGTTCGTAGCCTTGAAGAGACAGCCCGTCTCCGCAACAAACCGATCTCTTACTTTACGGAGCGAAGGGATGCCAGCAAAGGGTAA
- a CDS encoding 50S ribosomal protein L30, with product MPAKGKKLKVTLERSLIDSKPVHKKNARALGLRRRGASRIHEDTPVIRGMIARVAHLVRVEEVADG from the coding sequence ATGCCAGCAAAGGGTAAGAAGCTGAAGGTAACGCTTGAACGCAGCCTGATTGATTCAAAGCCCGTGCATAAAAAGAATGCGCGCGCCTTGGGGTTGCGCCGTCGCGGAGCGAGCCGTATCCATGAGGATACGCCGGTGATCCGTGGGATGATAGCAAGGGTTGCGCATCTTGTTAGGGTAGAGGAGGTTGCAGATGGCTGA
- the rpoA gene encoding DNA-directed RNA polymerase subunit alpha has protein sequence MEGLVSERTRFIKIAEAVAVDRETLTDTFGRFTLSPLARGWGWTMGTVLRRAMLSSVEGAAPTQLRIDGVIHEFSSIDGVLEDVPLIVLNVKKLRFKLEGVDFEYARLHAAEPREYTGADLELPPNLELVNTDTPILTLSAKDRPVHMEIKVERGRGYESQELVKKRSPAEPSGTIFLDAFYSPVRQVKIDVANVRYGERTDYEQVVFEVATDGSVTPEETLVQTAELLRSHVEALSKIIDPQASLAESGEAEESTWNEVLVESLDVPQTVKKALADHGIKTVAELVGYTEEEIKEWGDIKPRSFSTLRSRLKGIGAEFAKQPTEEETKEGNKDEA, from the coding sequence ATGGAGGGGTTAGTGTCTGAGCGAACTAGATTCATAAAGATTGCCGAAGCGGTTGCGGTGGACCGGGAGACGCTCACCGATACCTTCGGTCGTTTTACTTTGAGTCCGTTGGCGCGTGGGTGGGGTTGGACAATGGGGACGGTACTGCGCCGTGCGATGCTTTCCTCGGTTGAGGGTGCGGCGCCTACGCAACTGCGAATAGATGGGGTTATTCATGAGTTCTCCAGTATCGACGGGGTGCTGGAGGACGTGCCATTGATCGTTCTGAACGTGAAGAAACTGCGCTTCAAGCTCGAAGGTGTAGATTTTGAATACGCCCGTCTGCATGCAGCAGAACCCCGAGAATACACCGGGGCAGACCTCGAGTTGCCCCCAAACCTGGAACTTGTAAACACCGATACTCCAATCCTTACCCTTAGCGCAAAAGACCGTCCAGTTCACATGGAGATAAAGGTTGAGCGTGGGAGGGGTTATGAAAGTCAGGAGTTGGTGAAGAAGCGTTCGCCCGCTGAGCCATCCGGGACGATCTTCCTCGATGCCTTCTACTCGCCTGTTCGTCAGGTGAAGATTGACGTAGCCAATGTGCGCTACGGAGAGCGGACCGACTACGAGCAGGTAGTCTTTGAGGTCGCCACCGACGGCAGTGTTACCCCTGAGGAGACACTTGTTCAAACAGCGGAGCTCCTTAGGAGTCATGTCGAGGCCCTTTCTAAGATTATTGACCCTCAGGCTAGTTTGGCTGAGTCCGGGGAGGCAGAAGAATCCACCTGGAACGAGGTGTTGGTGGAGTCTTTGGATGTGCCACAGACGGTTAAGAAGGCCTTGGCAGATCACGGCATAAAGACGGTTGCTGAGCTCGTTGGTTATACCGAGGAAGAGATTAAAGAGTGGGGTGATATAAAGCCTCGTTCCTTCTCCACGTTGCGCTCTCGGTTGAAGGGCATTGGTGCCGAGTTTGCCAAGCAGCCAACCGAGGAGGAGACAAAAGAGGGTAACAAAGATGAGGCATAG
- a CDS encoding PTS fructose transporter subunit IIA: MRCLKGGSVNLYNLLKPECISLSLSGRKKKDVLRELVGCIRKDKDSDLLVSTLLKREDLGSTGIGKGVAIPHGRSLVADKLEVVVGRSDAGVEFNAIDKKPVHLFFLIVAPPQDPGNQYLITLGRVAVVCQELLKRKRYEKPQTPEEFIALVKEIEGEL, encoded by the coding sequence TTGCGATGTCTTAAAGGAGGTTCGGTGAATCTCTACAATCTGCTCAAACCGGAGTGTATAAGCCTCAGCCTTTCGGGGCGGAAGAAGAAGGATGTGTTGCGGGAGCTGGTGGGCTGCATCCGCAAGGACAAAGATTCAGACCTTCTTGTCTCAACGTTACTCAAGCGGGAGGATCTCGGTTCCACAGGAATCGGCAAGGGCGTTGCAATCCCGCACGGACGTTCTTTGGTTGCAGACAAGTTAGAGGTTGTAGTGGGGCGTTCTGATGCCGGGGTGGAGTTTAACGCTATCGACAAGAAACCTGTGCATCTATTCTTCCTGATAGTTGCACCTCCCCAGGATCCAGGTAATCAGTACCTTATAACCCTGGGCAGGGTTGCGGTCGTTTGCCAGGAACTCCTCAAGCGCAAACGTTACGAAAAACCGCAAACACCTGAGGAGTTTATAGCCCTTGTTAAAGAGATCGAAGGGGAGCTCTGA
- a CDS encoding 50S ribosomal protein L18 → MKRVKQLGRRRRHLHIRHRLKGTSKRPRVVVFRSNRHIYAQVVDDYEGRVLTGVSSLSPAFRELGVEGDKKAQAAAVGKLLAGELKKRGVARIVFDRAGFKYHGRVKALAEAARKEGLEF, encoded by the coding sequence ATGAAGAGGGTTAAGCAACTCGGTCGCCGCAGACGTCATCTGCATATCCGTCACAGGCTCAAAGGAACTTCCAAGCGGCCCAGGGTGGTTGTGTTCCGTTCCAACCGTCACATCTACGCTCAGGTGGTAGACGACTACGAAGGTCGTGTATTGACAGGTGTTTCATCGCTTTCACCTGCCTTCAGGGAGCTTGGTGTCGAGGGAGACAAGAAGGCTCAAGCCGCAGCCGTTGGGAAGCTTCTTGCAGGGGAACTTAAGAAACGCGGGGTTGCTCGGATAGTGTTTGATCGGGCGGGCTTTAAGTATCACGGCAGGGTGAAGGCTCTGGCCGAAGCCGCCCGCAAGGAAGGACTGGAGTTCTAG
- a CDS encoding 30S ribosomal protein S11: MLARKRARRKKKRFPEVGIVKISATFNNTIVSIGDFEGNILVWTSGGCIGFKGAKKGTPFAAQQATESAARDAASRGLKKVEVYVKGPGPGREAAIRSIQNAGLQITKIVDTTPIPHNGCRPPKQRRI, from the coding sequence TTGTTGGCCAGAAAGAGAGCTCGTCGCAAGAAGAAGCGATTTCCCGAGGTGGGAATCGTTAAGATATCTGCAACCTTCAATAACACGATAGTCTCGATCGGCGATTTTGAGGGCAATATCCTCGTTTGGACTTCAGGCGGATGTATAGGTTTTAAGGGAGCCAAGAAAGGCACACCTTTTGCAGCCCAGCAGGCAACGGAATCAGCCGCACGTGATGCTGCTTCGCGGGGTCTCAAGAAGGTTGAGGTTTATGTTAAGGGTCCGGGACCCGGTCGTGAGGCTGCTATTCGCTCCATTCAAAACGCAGGGCTGCAGATCACCAAGATCGTGGATACAACCCCTATCCCTCACAACGGTTGCAGGCCACCTAAACAGCGGCGAATCTAG
- a CDS encoding type Z 30S ribosomal protein S14 gives MAKLALINKQKREPKFKVRKYNRCGRCGRPRAYYRKFGLCRICFRELALRGEIPGVKKASW, from the coding sequence GTGGCGAAACTGGCATTGATCAACAAGCAGAAGCGCGAGCCGAAGTTCAAGGTGCGTAAATACAACCGTTGCGGGCGCTGTGGGCGTCCGCGGGCTTACTATCGCAAGTTCGGACTTTGCCGGATCTGTTTTCGAGAGCTGGCCCTGCGCGGTGAGATACCAGGCGTTAAAAAGGCAAGCTGGTAG
- a CDS encoding 50S ribosomal protein L17 has protein sequence MRHRKDLSKLGRPRAHRKALVQSLVRSLFLYESIKTTLTKAKAAQRLAERLVSRSRRDDLAARRYAYVHLGDHELVARLFGEISPRFEDRASGFTRIFMLGSRPGDGAQMAVLEMAVKGETKKAKKTKQATKTAAKSPAREIGKSKAKPKAKAKSPKKEAGKERKPAAAKKKPTSKQKSG, from the coding sequence ATGAGGCATAGGAAAGATCTCTCAAAACTTGGGCGTCCGCGTGCGCATCGGAAAGCGTTGGTGCAATCGCTTGTGCGTTCGTTGTTTCTTTACGAGAGCATCAAAACCACCCTGACTAAGGCCAAGGCTGCTCAGCGATTAGCCGAAAGGCTGGTGAGCCGAAGCCGCCGCGATGATCTTGCAGCACGACGATACGCTTACGTACATCTTGGCGATCACGAACTGGTAGCCCGCCTCTTCGGCGAGATATCTCCGCGTTTTGAGGACCGCGCGAGCGGTTTCACACGGATCTTTATGCTGGGATCACGACCTGGGGACGGGGCCCAGATGGCTGTTCTTGAGATGGCCGTAAAGGGAGAGACCAAGAAAGCGAAGAAGACCAAGCAAGCAACGAAGACCGCTGCGAAATCGCCGGCAAGGGAAATCGGTAAGTCGAAGGCCAAACCTAAAGCCAAAGCGAAATCTCCTAAGAAAGAAGCCGGCAAGGAGCGCAAGCCCGCCGCAGCGAAGAAGAAGCCAACCTCCAAACAGAAGTCTGGATAG
- the rsfS gene encoding ribosome silencing factor, which yields MKLSGAFVKKVARLLVEKKAEDVRILDVRRLSDVTDFFVFATASSSVHNRTLAEELRLKSKKDWGLHHIEGLGGGDWILLDFVEVIVHLFLPKTRSFYELEQLWGDAKDVNFTQKT from the coding sequence GTGAAATTAAGCGGCGCTTTTGTCAAGAAGGTCGCAAGACTGCTTGTTGAGAAGAAGGCGGAGGATGTCCGCATCCTTGATGTTCGTAGGCTTTCGGATGTTACGGATTTTTTCGTTTTTGCCACGGCTTCCTCAAGCGTCCACAACCGAACCCTCGCAGAGGAGTTGCGTCTGAAGAGCAAAAAGGATTGGGGTTTGCATCATATTGAGGGGCTGGGTGGAGGGGATTGGATTCTTTTGGATTTCGTTGAGGTGATAGTCCATCTTTTCCTTCCCAAGACGCGTTCATTTTATGAACTTGAGCAATTGTGGGGTGATGCGAAGGATGTTAATTTTACTCAAAAGACTTGA
- a CDS encoding 30S ribosomal protein S4: MARDLSPSCKRCRREGEKLFLKGERCLSEKCALSRRGAKERSRYSRRASAYALQLKEKQKLRLMYGMFEGQFRRFFKMAAKRGNPAIGLLLLLERRLDNVVYRIGWAQSRPQARQMVRHGHIAVSGHKVDITSYLVKAADQIELRKPEGASAQERAELVDTTKLVPWLSADSGGKKAQIERLPAAEDVADIPINTQLVVGLYSK; encoded by the coding sequence ATGGCTCGAGATCTATCACCATCCTGCAAGAGGTGCCGCCGTGAGGGCGAGAAGCTCTTTCTGAAGGGCGAGCGTTGTCTGTCTGAGAAGTGCGCTCTTTCTCGTCGTGGTGCAAAGGAGAGATCGCGCTACAGCAGGCGCGCCTCGGCTTACGCCCTTCAGCTTAAGGAGAAACAGAAACTGCGTCTTATGTATGGGATGTTCGAGGGCCAGTTCCGCCGTTTCTTCAAGATGGCGGCGAAACGTGGCAATCCGGCTATTGGGCTTTTGCTGCTCCTGGAACGCAGGTTGGATAACGTTGTCTACCGGATCGGTTGGGCTCAGAGTCGTCCACAGGCCAGGCAGATGGTTCGTCACGGGCATATAGCCGTTTCTGGACACAAGGTGGATATCACTTCCTATCTTGTGAAGGCAGCGGATCAGATAGAACTGCGTAAGCCGGAGGGGGCTTCTGCGCAGGAACGTGCCGAGCTTGTTGATACAACGAAGTTAGTCCCCTGGCTTTCTGCTGACAGTGGCGGCAAGAAGGCGCAGATTGAGCGTCTTCCGGCGGCTGAGGATGTAGCCGATATCCCGATTAATACCCAGCTCGTCGTTGGGCTCTACTCCAAGTAA
- a CDS encoding preprotein translocase subunit SecY: MMQGIGNIFKIPDLRKKVLFTLLMVVVYRLGTHIPTPGLNPQAVGILLSQMRGTVFGLYDLFVGGALARASVFALGVMPYISASIMFQILGSVFPKLQKLQQDEEGRRKVNQYTRYFTVLLAFLYAIGIAVFLEGQPPVALPDGRVVPLVSQTGFILRILTIFTLTTGTIFLMWIGELITEKGIGNGISFLIFIGCLDRIPTDLGRTIQQVAAGEISWFVLVVLVAVIVFTFGAMVLMTQAVRKIPVQYPRRVIGRRIYGGQSTFIPLRVNTAGVIPIIFAQSIIMIPGTVAAFFGKTNFTEGLQLLLQPGRPLYDGLYALFIIFFAYFYTSIVFNPQDIANNMKRMGGFVPGIRPGVRTAEYINTVLTRITLPGAIFLALVALMPWWLIKGLGVSFFFGGTTYLIIVGVALDTIQQIESHLLMRSYEGLLKGTKLRGRR, from the coding sequence ATGATGCAAGGCATAGGGAACATCTTCAAGATCCCGGATCTCAGAAAGAAGGTCCTCTTCACCTTGCTTATGGTGGTGGTTTACCGCCTCGGAACTCATATCCCTACACCGGGCCTTAACCCTCAAGCTGTGGGTATTCTTCTCAGCCAGATGAGGGGCACTGTCTTCGGACTTTACGATCTCTTTGTGGGCGGCGCACTCGCGCGTGCGTCCGTGTTTGCTCTCGGGGTGATGCCCTACATCTCCGCCTCGATTATGTTCCAGATCCTGGGCTCGGTGTTCCCGAAGCTGCAGAAGTTACAGCAAGATGAAGAAGGACGACGCAAGGTCAACCAGTACACTCGCTACTTTACGGTTCTCCTGGCTTTCCTTTACGCTATAGGGATTGCGGTATTCCTCGAAGGTCAGCCGCCTGTGGCGCTTCCTGACGGTCGGGTTGTACCTCTTGTTTCGCAGACTGGGTTTATACTGCGAATACTTACCATCTTTACCCTGACAACGGGCACTATCTTCCTCATGTGGATCGGTGAGCTGATCACGGAGAAGGGCATCGGTAACGGTATAAGCTTTCTCATCTTCATCGGTTGTCTTGATCGTATCCCTACTGATTTGGGTCGTACCATCCAGCAGGTTGCGGCCGGGGAGATCTCCTGGTTCGTTTTGGTGGTGCTTGTTGCCGTGATTGTTTTCACCTTCGGTGCCATGGTTCTTATGACCCAGGCGGTACGCAAGATACCTGTTCAGTATCCCAGACGGGTCATAGGAAGAAGGATTTACGGAGGCCAGTCTACCTTCATCCCTCTGCGGGTAAACACCGCAGGTGTGATCCCGATCATATTTGCCCAGAGTATCATAATGATCCCTGGGACCGTTGCCGCTTTCTTCGGCAAGACGAACTTTACCGAGGGGTTGCAGCTTTTGCTTCAGCCTGGGCGCCCGCTTTACGACGGCCTCTACGCCCTCTTCATCATCTTCTTCGCCTACTTCTACACCTCGATCGTCTTCAACCCACAGGATATCGCCAACAACATGAAGCGTATGGGCGGGTTCGTACCCGGCATACGTCCGGGTGTAAGAACAGCCGAGTACATAAACACGGTGCTTACCCGTATCACACTTCCTGGGGCCATCTTCCTTGCCCTTGTGGCCCTTATGCCCTGGTGGCTTATAAAGGGGCTTGGTGTAAGTTTCTTCTTCGGAGGCACGACCTACCTTATCATAGTGGGTGTTGCGCTTGATACGATCCAGCAGATAGAATCTCACCTTCTCATGCGATCTTACGAGGGGTTGCTCAAGGGGACGAAACTCAGGGGAAGACGTTGA
- a CDS encoding 30S ribosomal protein S13 yields the protein MARIAGVDLPSGKAIAYALPYIYGIGLSTSKKILARTGVDPRKKAKDLDEKELTLIRKEIEENYKIEGSLRVEVAADIKRLVEINCYRGTRHKMGLPVRGQRTHTNARTRKGPKKTSGVLKKKKA from the coding sequence ATGGCAAGGATTGCTGGTGTGGATCTGCCTTCTGGCAAGGCGATTGCATACGCCCTGCCCTATATCTACGGTATCGGACTTTCTACTTCTAAAAAGATCCTTGCAAGGACCGGCGTTGATCCACGCAAGAAGGCCAAGGATCTGGATGAGAAGGAGTTAACCCTGATTCGTAAGGAGATTGAAGAGAACTACAAGATTGAGGGTAGCCTTCGTGTGGAGGTGGCAGCTGATATCAAGCGTTTAGTGGAGATCAACTGCTATAGAGGTACTCGCCACAAGATGGGTCTACCGGTTCGAGGACAGCGCACGCATACGAATGCCCGCACCCGCAAGGGTCCTAAGAAAACAAGCGGTGTGCTTAAGAAGAAGAAAGCCTAG
- a CDS encoding 50S ribosomal protein L36: protein MKVKSSVKKRCMHCKIVKRHGRVFVICKRNPKHKQRQG, encoded by the coding sequence ATGAAAGTTAAATCGTCTGTAAAGAAAAGGTGTATGCACTGCAAGATCGTCAAGCGCCATGGAAGGGTGTTTGTGATCTGCAAGCGCAACCCTAAACACAAACAGAGGCAGGGTTAG
- the map gene encoding type I methionyl aminopeptidase, whose amino-acid sequence MSGIVIKSDAEIEGIRRAGRILARALDLVSKKALPGCTTAVLDAVIEEFIRSQGAEPTFKGYRGFPAAACISINEEVIHGIPGDRVIKEGDLVKVDAGVTKDGFIADSARSIPVGDVNGDVKRLMEVTSKALQAGIKQARPGNRVGDISHAVEEVARAAGLAVVRDYFGHGTGLALHEEPNIPNFGPAGVGPRLQEGMTIAIEPMLTLGIGKVKLCEDRWTVVTADGKSSAHFEHTIAVTENGAEILTSYV is encoded by the coding sequence GTGTCCGGCATAGTGATTAAATCCGATGCAGAGATCGAAGGCATCCGCCGCGCAGGCAGGATATTGGCGCGGGCTTTGGATTTGGTTTCCAAGAAAGCGCTGCCGGGTTGCACGACAGCCGTCCTGGATGCGGTGATTGAGGAGTTTATACGTTCCCAGGGTGCTGAGCCTACCTTCAAGGGGTATCGTGGGTTTCCTGCCGCTGCATGCATAAGCATAAATGAAGAGGTGATTCACGGGATCCCTGGGGATCGGGTTATCAAGGAGGGTGATCTGGTGAAGGTAGATGCTGGGGTTACAAAGGACGGTTTTATCGCGGATTCGGCCAGAAGCATTCCTGTTGGAGATGTTAACGGAGATGTTAAGCGATTGATGGAGGTGACCAGCAAAGCGTTACAGGCAGGGATCAAGCAGGCAAGGCCAGGGAATAGGGTGGGTGACATAAGCCATGCTGTTGAAGAGGTGGCGAGAGCCGCCGGTCTTGCGGTGGTGCGTGATTACTTCGGGCACGGGACAGGACTTGCCCTGCACGAGGAGCCCAATATCCCCAACTTCGGCCCTGCCGGTGTCGGCCCTCGTCTCCAGGAGGGTATGACGATAGCTATAGAACCGATGCTTACCCTGGGAATCGGTAAGGTTAAGCTTTGCGAGGATCGCTGGACCGTGGTTACAGCCGACGGGAAAAGCTCAGCCCACTTCGAGCATACCATTGCGGTTACCGAAAACGGAGCGGAGATATTAACGAGTTATGTCTAA
- a CDS encoding translation initiation factor IF-1 translates to MSKKDLIQTEGSVVEALPNATFRVELDNGFRVLAHLSGKMRMHYIKILPGDRVLVELSPYDLTRGRIVYRFK, encoded by the coding sequence ATGTCTAAAAAGGATTTGATTCAAACCGAAGGATCGGTTGTAGAAGCGTTGCCAAACGCGACCTTCAGGGTGGAGTTGGATAACGGTTTCAGGGTGCTGGCGCATCTTTCAGGCAAGATGCGTATGCACTACATCAAGATCCTTCCGGGCGATCGGGTGCTCGTGGAGCTTTCGCCCTACGATCTTACCCGTGGCCGGATTGTTTACAGGTTTAAGTAA
- the rpsH gene encoding 30S ribosomal protein S8: MDVIGDYLTAIRNAVLTHKKEVAIPVSRLRQELSRILLEEGYISNFQVLDKDWPPKILIQLKYSAQGESVIRGLKRASKQSRRVYRKAKELPWVRNGLGTAVISTSQGMMSDRQARRLNVGGEVVCEVW, encoded by the coding sequence ATGGACGTTATAGGTGATTACCTTACCGCGATACGGAATGCGGTCCTCACGCATAAGAAGGAAGTCGCTATACCGGTATCACGCCTGAGGCAGGAGCTTTCCCGGATACTCCTGGAGGAAGGCTACATCAGTAACTTCCAGGTTCTTGACAAGGACTGGCCCCCGAAGATACTTATTCAGCTTAAGTACTCCGCTCAGGGAGAAAGCGTTATAAGAGGCTTAAAGCGGGCTTCCAAACAGTCCAGAAGGGTTTACCGTAAGGCTAAGGAACTCCCCTGGGTCCGTAACGGCCTGGGTACAGCGGTAATCTCCACCTCACAGGGTATGATGTCTGACCGTCAGGCGCGAAGGCTGAATGTAGGCGGAGAAGTTGTCTGCGAGGTATGGTGA
- a CDS encoding adenylate kinase — translation MSPSHAILRGVAQGDETQGKTLRVVVLLGPPGSGKGTLATSLSEHLGVAVFVTGDALRAAIDAKSKLGEKVKADVEAGRLVDDEMILALAQEFLAAHPEGVLFDGFPRTTRQAAGLRSLVSAEDDLHVIYLDASEETITSRLTSRRVCPGCGEIYNMRFKPPKKDGVCDNCSTTLIRRKDDTEEVIRDRYQVYLRETAPLVDYFARELLRVDGNLSGDKVLERIRGELCPA, via the coding sequence ATCTCACCTTCTCATGCGATCTTACGAGGGGTTGCTCAAGGGGACGAAACTCAGGGGAAGACGTTGAGGGTTGTTGTGCTTCTGGGCCCTCCTGGTTCCGGTAAGGGCACCCTGGCCACATCTTTATCCGAGCACTTGGGGGTTGCCGTTTTTGTGACCGGTGACGCGTTGCGTGCGGCGATTGATGCGAAAAGCAAGCTCGGCGAGAAGGTCAAGGCAGATGTTGAGGCGGGACGATTGGTGGATGATGAAATGATCCTTGCACTTGCGCAAGAGTTCCTTGCGGCCCATCCGGAAGGTGTGCTCTTTGACGGCTTCCCCCGCACCACAAGGCAAGCTGCAGGATTGCGTTCACTCGTATCCGCAGAGGATGATCTGCACGTTATCTACCTCGATGCGTCAGAAGAAACCATCACATCTCGTTTAACTTCGAGGCGGGTATGTCCTGGGTGTGGGGAGATATACAACATGCGGTTTAAGCCCCCGAAGAAAGACGGGGTTTGTGATAATTGTAGCACCACACTCATCCGTCGAAAGGATGATACCGAGGAGGTGATCCGCGATCGCTACCAGGTATACTTGAGGGAGACGGCACCTTTAGTTGATTACTTCGCTCGTGAGCTCCTAAGAGTGGATGGTAATCTATCGGGCGATAAGGTTCTTGAGAGGATTCGAGGCGAGCTGTGTCCGGCATAG
- a CDS encoding 50S ribosomal protein L15 — MAELLKRHPKAHKRRRRLGTGPASGRGGTCGRGNKGAGQRSGKEHGPKFEGGQMPLMRRIPKRGMQKGKKINRMHRAKGSRRRRYQVINFVRLASWDPAEPVTPESLAKHGCIRHSDRPVKLLARGELKQPLEIKVHAASAKAQKIVEKAGGKLEVNP; from the coding sequence ATGGCTGAGCTGCTTAAGAGGCACCCCAAGGCTCATAAGCGGCGCAGGCGTTTGGGGACAGGCCCGGCATCAGGCAGGGGTGGAACCTGCGGTCGCGGCAACAAAGGGGCTGGGCAGCGTTCCGGCAAAGAGCATGGCCCGAAGTTTGAGGGTGGACAGATGCCGCTTATGCGGCGTATCCCCAAACGCGGCATGCAGAAGGGCAAGAAGATAAATCGTATGCACCGGGCCAAGGGGAGCCGAAGGCGTCGCTACCAGGTTATCAACTTTGTTCGCCTCGCATCGTGGGACCCGGCCGAGCCTGTTACCCCAGAGAGCCTTGCCAAACATGGTTGCATTCGTCACAGCGATCGCCCGGTGAAGCTTCTGGCTCGAGGCGAACTTAAACAGCCGCTTGAGATAAAGGTGCATGCAGCCTCTGCAAAGGCACAAAAGATTGTCGAAAAGGCCGGAGGCAAGCTGGAGGTGAACCCATGA